In Malus sylvestris chromosome 16, drMalSylv7.2, whole genome shotgun sequence, the following are encoded in one genomic region:
- the LOC126607083 gene encoding tubby-like F-box protein 3 translates to MSIRSIIQDMKFSRSQRVVQDSAARPGGQAVGESLKQSCWAQMPQELLREVLVRIEASEAAWPPRKSVVACAGVCRSWRHLTKEIVKAPELSGKLTFPISVKQPGPRDDLVQCFIKRNRSDQTYYLFLGLTPALIDEGKFLLAARKFKRPTCTDYVISLYADDMSKGSSYYVGKLRSNFLGTKFTIFDGQPSHSGAKIAKSRSTRLVNLKQVSPRVPAGNYPVAQIQYELNMLGSRGPRRMQCTMDSIPSSSIEPGGVAPTQAEFSHSNAELFPSLSFNRSKSNRMESFLSGPLARQKDGVLVLRNKSPRWHEQLQCWCLNFHGRVTVASVKNFQLVASPENGPPGPEHEKIILQFGKVGKDQFTMDYRYPISAFQAFSICLSSFDTKIACE, encoded by the exons ATGTCGATAAGGAGTATAATCCAGGACATGAAGTTCTCGCGGTCGCAGCGGGTGGTGCAGGACTCGGCGGCTCGGCCGGGCGGCCAGGCGGTGGGGGAGTCGTTGAAGCAGAGCTGCTGGGCTCAGATGCCTCAGGAGTTACTCAGAGAGGTTCTGGTCAGAATCGAGGCTTCGGAGGCCGCCTGGCCGCCGCGCAAGAGCGTCGTCGCCTGCGCCGGTGTCTGCCGGAGTTGGAGACACCTCACCAAGGAGATCGTCAAGGCTCCTGAACTCTCTGGAAAGTTGACCTTCCCCATCTCCGTCAagcag CCTGGTCCAAGGGATGATCTCGTGCAGTGCTTTATCAAACGGAACCGTTCCGACCAAACATATTATCTTTTTCTTGGTTTGACCCCTG CTCTAATTGACGAAGGCAAGTTCCTACTTGCTGCGCGCAAGTTTAAACGCCCCACCTGCACTGATTATGTTATCTCACTGTATGCTGATGATATGTCAAAGGGGAGCAGCTACTATGTTGGGAAACTGAG ATCAAACTTCTTGGGAACAAAGTTTACAATCTTTGATGGGCAGCCGAGTCATTCGGGAGCCAAGATTGCAAAAAGTCGCTCCACTAGGCTTGTCAATTTGAAACAAGTTTCCCCTAGAGTCCCTGCTGGCAACTATCCGGTGGCTCAAATCCAATATGAACTAAATATGTTGGGTTCCAG GGGTCCGAGGAGAATGCAGTGTACCATGGATTCAATTCCATCCTCTTCAATTGAGCCTGGAGGAGTAGCCCCCACACAGGCAGAGTTTTCACATAGCAATGCAGAATTATTTCCATCCCTCTCATTTAATCGATCGAAATCAAACCGCATGGAGAGTTTCCTGTCAGGGCCTTTGGCCAGACAGAAAGATGGGGTGCTGGTGTTAAGAAACAAGTCTCCTCGGTGGCATGAGCAACTCCAGTGTTGGTGTTTGAACTTTCATGGACGAGTAACAGTTGCTTCAGTGAAGAACTTTCAGTTGGTGGCTTCTCCGGAAAATGGACCCCCTGGGCCAGAACACGAGAAGATCATCCTCCAATTTGGAAAAGTGGGCAAGGATCAATTTACCATGGATTACCGGTATCCAATATCAGCGTTCCAGGCATTTTCAATCTGCCTCAGCAGCTTTGACACCAAGATTGCCTGTGAATAA
- the LOC126608488 gene encoding uncharacterized protein LOC126608488 isoform X1, with protein MRVSMVCSLESGRMAVMARLLAGGTVSQSITEDVGHQKFAAQIICRELSEANEANLLDEEDMHVFGLKPMDDPLHLVCCNACKKPVKASQYVAHAELCRSLNSMQETTLELDGSMGQRKPPKKERKKLSIAHSDQSTLVGELERSESIDADDITVSRFQLDGKMGMNPGSFMEAKTYADVTIMMDGSGVSPGNTNGSTSVILPPTKRFKMVAGQQLPLSDDIGTASAVSKLASTQDACPYRDSPKGAIPASEIPYPALKYKKSGQALECCLPIKDCPLPLATKVYYSQRCNRLRSDLSHLYHEAMASTEELCSDMRDSQHLPSLRKPDQILAQNSEVCLGNLVGCQPDSDFSNQLPVDNVPRPEVASVRLTRSKILSKPYSFARNSGQSLGIMQQKTGSVHVI; from the exons ATGCGAGTCTCGATGGTATGTTCACTTGAAAGTGGGAGGATGGCCGTCATGGCAAGGCTTCTGGCAGGCGGGACTGTCTCACAAAGCATAACAG AAGATGTTGGCCATCAGAAGTTTGCCGCTCAAATAATTTGCAGAGAATTAAGTGAGGCAAATGAAGCTAATTTGCTTGACGAAGAAG ATATGCATGTGTTTGGTTTGAAGCCGATGGATGATCCTTTACATTTG GTGTGTTGCAATGCTTGTAAAAAACCAGTCAAGGCCAGTCAGTATGTGGCTCATGCAG AACTTTGTAGGTCCTTAAATTCTATGCAGGAAACTACTTTGGAGCTTGATGGAAGTATGGGGCAAAGGAAGCCTCCGAAGAAGGAGAGGAAAAAGTTGTCAATTGCTCATTCTG ACCAGTCCACTTTAGTTGGAGAGCTAGAACGATCTGAATCTATAGATGCAGATGATATCACTGTGTCACGATTCCAGTTGGATGGGAAAATGGGAATGAATCCTGGCTCTTTTATGGAGGCAAAAA CTTATGCAGATGTGACAATCATGATGGATGGTTCCGGAGTTAGTCCAGGAAATACCAATGGCTCAACATCTGTGATACTTCCACCAACGAAACGATTTAAAAT GGTAGCAGGTCAGCAGCTGCCACTATCAGATGATATAGGAACAGCATCTGCTGTATCAAAACTTGCAAGTACTCAGGATGCATGTCCTT ATAGGGATTCTCCAAAAGGAGCCATTCCTGCAAGTGAAATACCTTATCCTGCTCTTAAGTATAAGAAGTCCGGGCAAGCCCTTGAATGCTGCCTGCCAATTAAAG ATTGTCCTCTTCCCCTTGCTACTAAAGTATATTACTCTCAAAGATGCAATCGGCTCCGGTCAGATCTTAGTCATCTTTATCATGAGGCAATGGCATCGACTGAGGAGCTTTGTAGTGACATG AGAGACTCacagcatttgccttctttAAGGAAACCTGATCAAATTCTCGCACAAAATTCAGAAGTTTGCTTGGGGAACTTGGTAGGTTGCCAGCCTGACAGTGACTTCTCGAATCAGTTACCCGTGGATAATGTTCCAAGGCCTGAGGTGGCCAGTGTTCGTTTAACTAGAAGCAAAATTCTTTCGAAACCTTATTCTTTTGCGCGTAACTCAG GACAATCACTGGGGATCATGCAACAGAAAACTGGCAGCGTTCACGTAATATAG
- the LOC126608488 gene encoding uncharacterized protein LOC126608488 isoform X4 translates to MHVFGLKPMDDPLHLVCCNACKKPVKASQYVAHAELCRSLNSMQETTLELDGSMGQRKPPKKERKKLSIAHSDQSTLVGELERSESIDADDITVSRFQLDGKMGMNPGSFMEAKTYADVTIMMDGSGVSPGNTNGSTSVILPPTKRFKMVAGQQLPLSDDIGTASAVSKLASTQDACPYRDSPKGAIPASEIPYPALKYKKSGQALECCLPIKDCPLPLATKVYYSQRCNRLRSDLSHLYHEAMASTEELCSDMRDSQHLPSLRKPDQILAQNSEVCLGNLVGCQPDSDFSNQLPVDNVPRPEVASVRLTRSKILSKPYSFARNSGQSLGIMQQKTGSVHVI, encoded by the exons ATGCATGTGTTTGGTTTGAAGCCGATGGATGATCCTTTACATTTG GTGTGTTGCAATGCTTGTAAAAAACCAGTCAAGGCCAGTCAGTATGTGGCTCATGCAG AACTTTGTAGGTCCTTAAATTCTATGCAGGAAACTACTTTGGAGCTTGATGGAAGTATGGGGCAAAGGAAGCCTCCGAAGAAGGAGAGGAAAAAGTTGTCAATTGCTCATTCTG ACCAGTCCACTTTAGTTGGAGAGCTAGAACGATCTGAATCTATAGATGCAGATGATATCACTGTGTCACGATTCCAGTTGGATGGGAAAATGGGAATGAATCCTGGCTCTTTTATGGAGGCAAAAA CTTATGCAGATGTGACAATCATGATGGATGGTTCCGGAGTTAGTCCAGGAAATACCAATGGCTCAACATCTGTGATACTTCCACCAACGAAACGATTTAAAAT GGTAGCAGGTCAGCAGCTGCCACTATCAGATGATATAGGAACAGCATCTGCTGTATCAAAACTTGCAAGTACTCAGGATGCATGTCCTT ATAGGGATTCTCCAAAAGGAGCCATTCCTGCAAGTGAAATACCTTATCCTGCTCTTAAGTATAAGAAGTCCGGGCAAGCCCTTGAATGCTGCCTGCCAATTAAAG ATTGTCCTCTTCCCCTTGCTACTAAAGTATATTACTCTCAAAGATGCAATCGGCTCCGGTCAGATCTTAGTCATCTTTATCATGAGGCAATGGCATCGACTGAGGAGCTTTGTAGTGACATG AGAGACTCacagcatttgccttctttAAGGAAACCTGATCAAATTCTCGCACAAAATTCAGAAGTTTGCTTGGGGAACTTGGTAGGTTGCCAGCCTGACAGTGACTTCTCGAATCAGTTACCCGTGGATAATGTTCCAAGGCCTGAGGTGGCCAGTGTTCGTTTAACTAGAAGCAAAATTCTTTCGAAACCTTATTCTTTTGCGCGTAACTCAG GACAATCACTGGGGATCATGCAACAGAAAACTGGCAGCGTTCACGTAATATAG
- the LOC126608488 gene encoding uncharacterized protein LOC126608488 isoform X2: MRVSMVCSLESGRMAVMARLLAGGTVSQSITDVGHQKFAAQIICRELSEANEANLLDEEDMHVFGLKPMDDPLHLVCCNACKKPVKASQYVAHAELCRSLNSMQETTLELDGSMGQRKPPKKERKKLSIAHSDQSTLVGELERSESIDADDITVSRFQLDGKMGMNPGSFMEAKTYADVTIMMDGSGVSPGNTNGSTSVILPPTKRFKMVAGQQLPLSDDIGTASAVSKLASTQDACPYRDSPKGAIPASEIPYPALKYKKSGQALECCLPIKDCPLPLATKVYYSQRCNRLRSDLSHLYHEAMASTEELCSDMRDSQHLPSLRKPDQILAQNSEVCLGNLVGCQPDSDFSNQLPVDNVPRPEVASVRLTRSKILSKPYSFARNSGQSLGIMQQKTGSVHVI; the protein is encoded by the exons ATGCGAGTCTCGATGGTATGTTCACTTGAAAGTGGGAGGATGGCCGTCATGGCAAGGCTTCTGGCAGGCGGGACTGTCTCACAAAGCATAACAG ATGTTGGCCATCAGAAGTTTGCCGCTCAAATAATTTGCAGAGAATTAAGTGAGGCAAATGAAGCTAATTTGCTTGACGAAGAAG ATATGCATGTGTTTGGTTTGAAGCCGATGGATGATCCTTTACATTTG GTGTGTTGCAATGCTTGTAAAAAACCAGTCAAGGCCAGTCAGTATGTGGCTCATGCAG AACTTTGTAGGTCCTTAAATTCTATGCAGGAAACTACTTTGGAGCTTGATGGAAGTATGGGGCAAAGGAAGCCTCCGAAGAAGGAGAGGAAAAAGTTGTCAATTGCTCATTCTG ACCAGTCCACTTTAGTTGGAGAGCTAGAACGATCTGAATCTATAGATGCAGATGATATCACTGTGTCACGATTCCAGTTGGATGGGAAAATGGGAATGAATCCTGGCTCTTTTATGGAGGCAAAAA CTTATGCAGATGTGACAATCATGATGGATGGTTCCGGAGTTAGTCCAGGAAATACCAATGGCTCAACATCTGTGATACTTCCACCAACGAAACGATTTAAAAT GGTAGCAGGTCAGCAGCTGCCACTATCAGATGATATAGGAACAGCATCTGCTGTATCAAAACTTGCAAGTACTCAGGATGCATGTCCTT ATAGGGATTCTCCAAAAGGAGCCATTCCTGCAAGTGAAATACCTTATCCTGCTCTTAAGTATAAGAAGTCCGGGCAAGCCCTTGAATGCTGCCTGCCAATTAAAG ATTGTCCTCTTCCCCTTGCTACTAAAGTATATTACTCTCAAAGATGCAATCGGCTCCGGTCAGATCTTAGTCATCTTTATCATGAGGCAATGGCATCGACTGAGGAGCTTTGTAGTGACATG AGAGACTCacagcatttgccttctttAAGGAAACCTGATCAAATTCTCGCACAAAATTCAGAAGTTTGCTTGGGGAACTTGGTAGGTTGCCAGCCTGACAGTGACTTCTCGAATCAGTTACCCGTGGATAATGTTCCAAGGCCTGAGGTGGCCAGTGTTCGTTTAACTAGAAGCAAAATTCTTTCGAAACCTTATTCTTTTGCGCGTAACTCAG GACAATCACTGGGGATCATGCAACAGAAAACTGGCAGCGTTCACGTAATATAG
- the LOC126608488 gene encoding uncharacterized protein LOC126608488 isoform X3 has translation MRVSMVCSLESGRMAVMARLLAGGTVSQSITEDVGHQKFAAQIICRELSEANEANLLDEEDMHVFGLKPMDDPLHLVCCNACKKPVKASQYVAHAELCRSLNSMQETTLELDGSMGQRKPPKKERKKLSIAHSDQSTLVGELERSESIDADDITVSRFQLDGKMGMNPGSFMEAKNVTIMMDGSGVSPGNTNGSTSVILPPTKRFKMVAGQQLPLSDDIGTASAVSKLASTQDACPYRDSPKGAIPASEIPYPALKYKKSGQALECCLPIKDCPLPLATKVYYSQRCNRLRSDLSHLYHEAMASTEELCSDMRDSQHLPSLRKPDQILAQNSEVCLGNLVGCQPDSDFSNQLPVDNVPRPEVASVRLTRSKILSKPYSFARNSGQSLGIMQQKTGSVHVI, from the exons ATGCGAGTCTCGATGGTATGTTCACTTGAAAGTGGGAGGATGGCCGTCATGGCAAGGCTTCTGGCAGGCGGGACTGTCTCACAAAGCATAACAG AAGATGTTGGCCATCAGAAGTTTGCCGCTCAAATAATTTGCAGAGAATTAAGTGAGGCAAATGAAGCTAATTTGCTTGACGAAGAAG ATATGCATGTGTTTGGTTTGAAGCCGATGGATGATCCTTTACATTTG GTGTGTTGCAATGCTTGTAAAAAACCAGTCAAGGCCAGTCAGTATGTGGCTCATGCAG AACTTTGTAGGTCCTTAAATTCTATGCAGGAAACTACTTTGGAGCTTGATGGAAGTATGGGGCAAAGGAAGCCTCCGAAGAAGGAGAGGAAAAAGTTGTCAATTGCTCATTCTG ACCAGTCCACTTTAGTTGGAGAGCTAGAACGATCTGAATCTATAGATGCAGATGATATCACTGTGTCACGATTCCAGTTGGATGGGAAAATGGGAATGAATCCTGGCTCTTTTATGGAGGCAAAAA ATGTGACAATCATGATGGATGGTTCCGGAGTTAGTCCAGGAAATACCAATGGCTCAACATCTGTGATACTTCCACCAACGAAACGATTTAAAAT GGTAGCAGGTCAGCAGCTGCCACTATCAGATGATATAGGAACAGCATCTGCTGTATCAAAACTTGCAAGTACTCAGGATGCATGTCCTT ATAGGGATTCTCCAAAAGGAGCCATTCCTGCAAGTGAAATACCTTATCCTGCTCTTAAGTATAAGAAGTCCGGGCAAGCCCTTGAATGCTGCCTGCCAATTAAAG ATTGTCCTCTTCCCCTTGCTACTAAAGTATATTACTCTCAAAGATGCAATCGGCTCCGGTCAGATCTTAGTCATCTTTATCATGAGGCAATGGCATCGACTGAGGAGCTTTGTAGTGACATG AGAGACTCacagcatttgccttctttAAGGAAACCTGATCAAATTCTCGCACAAAATTCAGAAGTTTGCTTGGGGAACTTGGTAGGTTGCCAGCCTGACAGTGACTTCTCGAATCAGTTACCCGTGGATAATGTTCCAAGGCCTGAGGTGGCCAGTGTTCGTTTAACTAGAAGCAAAATTCTTTCGAAACCTTATTCTTTTGCGCGTAACTCAG GACAATCACTGGGGATCATGCAACAGAAAACTGGCAGCGTTCACGTAATATAG
- the LOC126608488 gene encoding uncharacterized protein LOC126608488 isoform X5 — protein MFIGLQVVFADWFLPNSLSVLDGLEFSELCRSLNSMQETTLELDGSMGQRKPPKKERKKLSIAHSDQSTLVGELERSESIDADDITVSRFQLDGKMGMNPGSFMEAKTYADVTIMMDGSGVSPGNTNGSTSVILPPTKRFKMVAGQQLPLSDDIGTASAVSKLASTQDACPYRDSPKGAIPASEIPYPALKYKKSGQALECCLPIKDCPLPLATKVYYSQRCNRLRSDLSHLYHEAMASTEELCSDMRDSQHLPSLRKPDQILAQNSEVCLGNLVGCQPDSDFSNQLPVDNVPRPEVASVRLTRSKILSKPYSFARNSGQSLGIMQQKTGSVHVI, from the exons ATGTTTATTGGACTGCAAGTAGTGTTTGCTGATTGGTTCCTTCCTAACTCTTTAAGTGTGCTGGATGGCCTGGAATTTTCAGAACTTTGTAGGTCCTTAAATTCTATGCAGGAAACTACTTTGGAGCTTGATGGAAGTATGGGGCAAAGGAAGCCTCCGAAGAAGGAGAGGAAAAAGTTGTCAATTGCTCATTCTG ACCAGTCCACTTTAGTTGGAGAGCTAGAACGATCTGAATCTATAGATGCAGATGATATCACTGTGTCACGATTCCAGTTGGATGGGAAAATGGGAATGAATCCTGGCTCTTTTATGGAGGCAAAAA CTTATGCAGATGTGACAATCATGATGGATGGTTCCGGAGTTAGTCCAGGAAATACCAATGGCTCAACATCTGTGATACTTCCACCAACGAAACGATTTAAAAT GGTAGCAGGTCAGCAGCTGCCACTATCAGATGATATAGGAACAGCATCTGCTGTATCAAAACTTGCAAGTACTCAGGATGCATGTCCTT ATAGGGATTCTCCAAAAGGAGCCATTCCTGCAAGTGAAATACCTTATCCTGCTCTTAAGTATAAGAAGTCCGGGCAAGCCCTTGAATGCTGCCTGCCAATTAAAG ATTGTCCTCTTCCCCTTGCTACTAAAGTATATTACTCTCAAAGATGCAATCGGCTCCGGTCAGATCTTAGTCATCTTTATCATGAGGCAATGGCATCGACTGAGGAGCTTTGTAGTGACATG AGAGACTCacagcatttgccttctttAAGGAAACCTGATCAAATTCTCGCACAAAATTCAGAAGTTTGCTTGGGGAACTTGGTAGGTTGCCAGCCTGACAGTGACTTCTCGAATCAGTTACCCGTGGATAATGTTCCAAGGCCTGAGGTGGCCAGTGTTCGTTTAACTAGAAGCAAAATTCTTTCGAAACCTTATTCTTTTGCGCGTAACTCAG GACAATCACTGGGGATCATGCAACAGAAAACTGGCAGCGTTCACGTAATATAG